One genomic window of Acidobacteriota bacterium includes the following:
- a CDS encoding DUF1003 domain-containing protein, which produces MPCNPEILRQVPLFALLDDDETAVLAGQVEVRTFAPRQRIWKIGDSGGQAYVLVSGMVRVTTVDEDHQEVVVDEPVHGEFFGFASMLDQTPHQTNANALEESICIEVDREDISVLLQRKPLAGMDMLSVLGKQFHAAQQLVRVRAMRNLNEIIEEEETLGERVADKVASFGGSWTFITTFAVVLLTYTAINIGLRGRAWDPYPFILLNLFLSMLAAIQAPVIMMSQNRQDKKDRLRGELDYDVNRRAEAEIQGLAHKMHLLGDKIADVEDLIRQQHAGRTPGNS; this is translated from the coding sequence ATGCCTTGCAATCCGGAAATTCTTAGACAAGTTCCGCTCTTTGCCTTACTCGACGACGATGAGACCGCGGTCCTCGCCGGACAGGTTGAAGTCCGGACATTCGCTCCCCGCCAGCGTATCTGGAAAATTGGCGACTCCGGTGGGCAGGCCTATGTGCTGGTTTCCGGCATGGTGCGCGTCACCACGGTCGACGAAGATCACCAAGAAGTTGTCGTGGACGAGCCGGTGCATGGGGAATTTTTCGGCTTCGCTTCCATGCTCGATCAGACGCCACACCAGACCAATGCCAACGCGCTGGAGGAGTCCATCTGTATCGAGGTGGATCGCGAAGACATCTCCGTGCTGCTGCAGCGCAAGCCTTTGGCCGGCATGGACATGCTGTCCGTGCTGGGAAAACAGTTTCACGCCGCGCAGCAACTGGTGCGGGTGCGCGCCATGCGCAATCTGAACGAGATCATCGAAGAAGAGGAAACCCTGGGTGAGCGCGTCGCCGATAAGGTCGCCAGCTTCGGCGGATCGTGGACTTTCATCACGACCTTCGCCGTGGTGCTGCTGACCTATACCGCCATCAACATCGGGCTGCGCGGGCGGGCGTGGGACCCCTATCCGTTCATCTTGCTGAATTTGTTTTTATCGATGCTGGCGGCGATCCAGGCCCCCGTCATCATGATGAGCCAGAACCGGCAGGATAAGAAAGACAGGCTGCGCGGCGAGTTGGACTACGACGTCAACCGGCGCGCGGAAGCGGAAATCCAGGGACTCGCCCACAAAATGCATCTGCTCGGAGACAAGATCGCCGATGTCGAAGATCTCATCCGCCAGCAGCATGCCGGCCGAACCCCTGGTAATTCGTAA
- a CDS encoding regulatory protein RecX, whose product MSFGRPRKLLTEAELYEYAVGALGRRARSVAELKRLLRNRVEADTEIGKTLVELIIVRLKDRGYLNDAKYAAAYSSFRRDNEKFGSRRVITDLKIKGVHPEVIEKAVASAYEDVSEEKLARDFLRRKRFQKPKDQKQTARIYRQMMRAGFGTKTIFLILKNWEVDDETLTALETETIEGE is encoded by the coding sequence ATGAGTTTTGGCCGCCCCAGAAAACTCCTTACCGAAGCAGAACTCTACGAGTACGCCGTGGGAGCGCTTGGCCGTCGCGCGCGTTCCGTCGCGGAACTGAAGCGTCTGCTGAGGAATCGAGTCGAGGCTGATACCGAGATCGGCAAGACGCTGGTCGAACTCATTATTGTCCGCTTGAAGGATCGCGGATACCTGAACGACGCGAAGTATGCCGCGGCGTACTCGTCCTTTCGCCGCGACAATGAAAAGTTTGGGAGTCGCCGCGTGATCACGGACCTGAAAATCAAGGGCGTCCACCCGGAAGTGATCGAGAAGGCGGTGGCATCAGCGTACGAGGATGTCAGCGAAGAGAAACTCGCTCGCGACTTCCTGCGCCGCAAGCGTTTTCAGAAACCGAAGGATCAAAAGCAGACAGCTCGCATCTACCGGCAGATGATGCGCGCAGGGTTTGGAACGAAGACGATCTTCCTCATTCTCAAGAATTGGGAGGTGGACGACGAAACCCTAACCGCTCTGGAAACTGAAACGATCGAAGGCGAATAG